One Terriglobia bacterium genomic region harbors:
- a CDS encoding S9 family peptidase has protein sequence MSSRLRNLIVLIGVFFVCLPVLAQQKLLTLDEIYSPDPKVRVNFNGNPPAGLRWMKDGIHYLWTKRPPGAERPQGAGAPQGQLMRVNAMTGEEEPFFDTAKMEAAFAKVPGMSADQARQIAHRGNYEMNAEATAAVINFSGDLFYYPFGGEVAVRLTNSLDPEEDEEFSPDGKLIAFVRKNNLYVVDVATQKERALTSDGNATLLNGRLDWVYQEEIYGRGNYGAFWWSPDSSKLAYLKLDESRVKNFPVVDHIPYDQVLEDTKYPISGEPNPAAELGVVNAAGGATRWVNNFKYHGGEFLITRVGWTPDSKKLVYEIQDREQTWLDLNVAASPDSPETLVHEASKTWVNVSELPTWLKDGSFLWESERTGWSHLYHYAAEGKLVGAVTSGEWEVRKFFGVDEDNGFAYFSSNEYNQVGNQSYRVRLDGTGRTRITQGEGSHNPNFNPKCSHYIDSWSDIHTPTQVRLYKSDGTLVRAIDENKVEKLKEYKLARWEFLKVKTRDGFEMEATMLKPPDFDPGKKYPVMSYTYSGPHAPSVRDGWGGPGNMWYQLLAQKGYIIWICDNRSASGKGAQSVWPIYQNFGELELRDLEDGVAWLKMQPYVDGSRIGLWGWSFGGFMTSYTLTHSTSFKIGIAGGSVTDWRDYDSIYTERYMRMPQNNVEGYKKTAPRAAAKDLHGKLLLIHGAIDDNVHMANTIQFIYDLQKAGKQFELMLYPKSRHGVVDPALVRHMREMMTDFILKNL, from the coding sequence ATGTCAAGCCGCCTGCGGAACTTGATTGTGCTGATCGGAGTGTTTTTTGTTTGTCTGCCGGTTCTGGCCCAGCAGAAACTTTTGACGCTGGACGAGATTTACAGCCCGGATCCGAAGGTTCGGGTCAACTTCAACGGCAATCCCCCCGCGGGGCTGCGCTGGATGAAGGACGGCATTCACTATCTTTGGACCAAGCGCCCGCCGGGCGCCGAGCGGCCACAGGGAGCGGGAGCGCCGCAGGGCCAGCTGATGCGGGTCAATGCGATGACAGGGGAGGAGGAACCCTTCTTCGACACGGCCAAGATGGAGGCTGCCTTTGCGAAAGTTCCCGGGATGAGCGCCGATCAGGCCCGCCAGATCGCCCATCGCGGCAACTACGAAATGAATGCCGAGGCGACCGCGGCAGTCATTAATTTTTCCGGGGACCTCTTCTATTACCCGTTTGGTGGCGAGGTGGCAGTGCGATTGACCAACAGCCTTGATCCGGAGGAAGACGAGGAGTTTTCTCCCGACGGGAAGCTGATAGCGTTTGTTCGCAAGAACAATCTTTACGTCGTCGATGTGGCAACCCAGAAGGAACGGGCGTTAACCAGCGATGGGAACGCAACCCTGCTCAATGGGCGGCTCGATTGGGTCTACCAGGAGGAAATTTACGGACGCGGCAATTATGGCGCTTTTTGGTGGAGCCCGGATTCCTCAAAGCTGGCCTATCTGAAGCTCGACGAGTCTCGCGTCAAAAACTTTCCGGTCGTCGACCATATCCCGTACGATCAGGTCCTCGAAGACACGAAATATCCCATTTCGGGAGAGCCCAATCCGGCGGCTGAATTAGGGGTCGTCAACGCCGCGGGGGGCGCGACGCGGTGGGTGAATAATTTTAAGTACCATGGAGGGGAGTTTCTGATCACGCGGGTAGGGTGGACTCCCGACAGCAAGAAACTCGTGTACGAAATTCAGGACCGCGAACAGACCTGGCTCGATCTCAATGTCGCAGCTTCCCCCGATTCACCGGAGACTCTGGTTCATGAGGCGTCCAAAACCTGGGTGAATGTTTCGGAACTTCCTACCTGGCTGAAGGACGGTTCGTTCCTGTGGGAGAGCGAGCGGACGGGGTGGAGCCATTTGTATCACTACGCCGCCGAGGGAAAGCTGGTAGGGGCAGTCACCTCGGGGGAGTGGGAGGTCCGCAAATTCTTTGGCGTGGATGAGGACAATGGATTTGCTTACTTCTCATCCAACGAATACAACCAGGTGGGGAATCAGTCCTACCGCGTGAGGCTCGATGGGACAGGCCGCACCCGGATCACTCAGGGAGAAGGCAGTCACAATCCAAATTTCAATCCCAAGTGTTCGCATTACATCGATTCCTGGAGTGATATCCACACCCCCACGCAGGTGCGATTGTACAAGTCCGATGGAACGTTGGTCCGGGCGATTGACGAGAACAAGGTGGAGAAGCTCAAGGAGTACAAGCTGGCTCGCTGGGAATTTCTTAAGGTCAAGACGCGCGACGGTTTCGAGATGGAAGCCACGATGTTAAAGCCCCCGGATTTCGACCCCGGCAAAAAGTATCCCGTTATGAGTTACACCTATTCGGGTCCTCACGCCCCGAGCGTCCGGGACGGCTGGGGCGGGCCGGGCAATATGTGGTATCAGTTGCTGGCCCAGAAGGGATACATTATCTGGATCTGTGATAACCGCAGTGCCAGCGGCAAGGGAGCTCAATCGGTCTGGCCGATTTATCAAAATTTTGGGGAGCTGGAACTGCGCGACCTCGAAGACGGCGTGGCGTGGTTGAAGATGCAGCCGTATGTGGATGGATCCCGCATTGGTCTGTGGGGCTGGTCCTTTGGCGGGTTCATGACCAGTTACACCCTGACGCACTCAACCAGTTTCAAGATCGGCATTGCGGGCGGAAGCGTCACCGACTGGCGCGATTACGATTCGATTTATACGGAGCGCTACATGCGGATGCCGCAGAACAACGTCGAGGGATACAAGAAAACGGCACCGCGGGCCGCCGCGAAGGATCTTCACGGCAAGCTGCTGCTGATTCACGGGGCCATCGACGACAACGTCCACATGGCCAATACCATTCAGTTTATTTACGATCTGCAGAAAGCCGGAAAGCAGTTCGAGCTGATGCTGTATCCCAAATCGCGCCACGGCGTGGTCGACCCGGCCCTGGTTCGCCACATGCGCGAAATGATGACCGATTTCATCTTGAAGAATTTGTGA
- a CDS encoding MFS transporter translates to MGFKDRLQEVRVGFQSSFWVANITEIFERLSYYGAFASLALYLQEKLNFSTTQTGTLTGIFGGMVWFLAIFGGAAADRLGFRRALSIAYFILATAYFLIGSIGAPWLAPLRNAVPLGLFVGFILILPALGVSLVKPCVVSTTARASNENVRSIGYSIYYTMVNIGGAAGPLVANWAHRNFGVEKVYRIAALSVLAMFFVVLLFFREPRKAGDRPPPSVAEVARNFCIVLGNYKLVLPVLLVALGLVAASLAGVAVPWWIWIVILVLAMAGMSRFMWFLVLFTGYWIVFWQEFISLPGYIHNYIDATAPVEAILITDGLVVIVLTIVVNYLTRRIPAFPAVILGTVISSVAWLILAFRPTIWGAVLSLVVLALGEIIQSPRYYEYISRLAPPGQQGTYMGFAFLPIGIGSLIGGWFGGSIVHHFGEVTHQPARIWFAVTAVGLATAVLLAIYNKIVRPGQANEHATR, encoded by the coding sequence GTGGGATTCAAAGACCGGTTGCAGGAAGTGAGGGTGGGTTTTCAAAGTTCCTTCTGGGTGGCCAATATCACCGAAATTTTCGAGCGCCTTTCCTACTACGGCGCCTTCGCCTCGCTCGCTTTGTACCTGCAGGAGAAACTGAATTTCTCCACGACGCAGACCGGCACCCTGACCGGCATTTTCGGCGGCATGGTGTGGTTCCTTGCCATTTTCGGGGGGGCCGCCGCCGACCGCCTCGGATTCCGCCGCGCGCTGTCGATCGCCTACTTCATCCTCGCCACCGCCTACTTTCTGATCGGCTCCATCGGCGCGCCCTGGCTTGCCCCCTTACGCAATGCGGTTCCGCTGGGCCTGTTTGTCGGCTTCATCCTCATTCTTCCCGCGCTCGGCGTTTCGCTGGTGAAGCCATGCGTCGTCAGCACCACGGCGCGTGCCTCGAATGAAAACGTGCGTTCCATCGGCTATTCGATTTACTACACCATGGTGAATATCGGCGGCGCCGCCGGCCCCTTGGTGGCCAACTGGGCCCACCGCAATTTCGGCGTGGAAAAGGTCTATCGCATCGCCGCCTTGAGCGTGCTCGCAATGTTCTTTGTGGTGCTGCTCTTCTTCCGCGAACCACGCAAGGCCGGCGACAGACCGCCTCCTTCGGTCGCCGAGGTGGCGCGCAACTTCTGCATCGTGCTGGGGAATTACAAGCTGGTCTTACCGGTGCTCCTTGTCGCCCTGGGACTTGTGGCCGCTTCGCTCGCCGGAGTCGCGGTGCCCTGGTGGATCTGGATCGTCATTCTCGTGCTCGCGATGGCGGGCATGAGCCGCTTCATGTGGTTCCTGGTGCTGTTCACCGGATATTGGATCGTCTTCTGGCAGGAATTCATCAGCCTGCCCGGCTATATTCACAACTACATCGACGCCACCGCTCCCGTCGAGGCAATCCTCATCACCGACGGCCTCGTTGTGATCGTGCTGACCATTGTCGTGAATTACTTGACGCGTAGGATTCCCGCGTTCCCCGCGGTTATCCTCGGCACCGTCATCTCATCCGTTGCGTGGCTCATTCTTGCATTCCGCCCCACTATCTGGGGCGCGGTGCTGTCACTGGTTGTGCTCGCGCTGGGCGAGATCATTCAGTCGCCGCGCTATTACGAGTACATCTCGCGCCTGGCGCCCCCAGGCCAGCAAGGCACCTACATGGGCTTCGCGTTTTTGCCGATCGGCATCGGCTCGCTCATCGGCGGATGGTTTGGCGGAAGCATCGTGCACCATTTCGGCGAAGTCACACACCAACCCGCTCGCATCTGGTTCGCGGTGACCGCCGTTGGCCTGGCGACCGCCGTGCTTCTTGCGATCTACAACAAGATCGTCCGCCCGGGGCAAGCCAACGAACATGCCACCCGCTGA
- a CDS encoding Xaa-Pro peptidase family protein has protein sequence MSIDIAGIQAALKDYKIDGWLMYDFQGGNPIARKVVGWKEGTMLTRRWWFWIPPSGEPVRLHSVIEPTNLDFLPGKKILFLSWRDMTEHLREMMKGATTIAMEYSPQCAIPYLSRVDAGTIELIQSLGKKVVSSKDLVQFFESRWSEEQLAMHHEAERKLMAIKDGAYAEIGARLRRGQQTTEYEIQQWMWERFEVEGLTSYDAPIVAVNENSGNPHYGPTREKHKEIRKGDFVLIDYWAKLKKHDSVYADYTWTGFCGRNPSQRHREIFNVVVGARDAAVEYLKQRAGRKETPYGWEVDDVSRGHIESKGYGKFFIHRTGHNIGLEVHGNGAHIDNLETQDDRKLIPRTCFSIEPGVYLPNEFGVRSEIDVYMGDNFEIRVTGQPIQRELVLVDVGE, from the coding sequence ATGAGCATCGACATTGCCGGCATTCAGGCTGCGCTGAAGGACTACAAAATCGACGGATGGCTGATGTATGACTTTCAAGGAGGCAATCCCATTGCCCGCAAGGTCGTCGGGTGGAAGGAAGGAACGATGTTAACCCGACGCTGGTGGTTTTGGATTCCTCCCTCGGGCGAGCCGGTGCGATTGCACAGTGTCATTGAACCGACAAACCTGGACTTTCTTCCCGGCAAGAAGATCCTGTTTCTGAGCTGGCGCGACATGACCGAACATTTGAGGGAAATGATGAAGGGTGCCACGACCATTGCAATGGAATATTCCCCTCAATGTGCCATTCCTTACCTCTCACGGGTGGATGCGGGCACGATCGAACTGATCCAATCCCTCGGGAAGAAGGTGGTCAGCTCGAAAGACCTCGTCCAGTTCTTTGAATCCCGATGGAGTGAAGAGCAGCTGGCCATGCACCATGAGGCCGAGAGAAAACTGATGGCCATCAAGGATGGCGCCTATGCCGAGATCGGCGCCCGCTTGAGGCGCGGGCAACAGACCACGGAGTACGAGATTCAACAGTGGATGTGGGAGCGTTTTGAAGTCGAGGGGCTGACCTCCTACGATGCGCCAATCGTCGCGGTCAATGAAAACAGCGGCAATCCCCACTACGGTCCCACCCGGGAGAAACACAAGGAGATCCGGAAGGGGGATTTCGTTTTGATCGACTACTGGGCCAAGTTGAAGAAGCACGATTCGGTCTATGCCGATTACACGTGGACCGGTTTTTGCGGGAGAAATCCGAGCCAGCGCCATCGCGAGATATTCAATGTAGTGGTCGGAGCACGCGATGCGGCGGTGGAGTACCTGAAACAGCGGGCTGGCCGCAAGGAGACGCCCTACGGCTGGGAGGTGGATGACGTCTCCCGGGGTCATATCGAGTCCAAGGGCTATGGAAAATTTTTCATTCATCGCACCGGGCACAATATTGGATTGGAAGTCCATGGCAACGGGGCCCACATCGATAATCTGGAGACTCAGGACGACCGGAAACTGATCCCGCGGACCTGCTTCTCCATTGAGCCGGGTGTCTACCTGCCCAACGAATTCGGGGTCCGCAGCGAGATCGACGTTTACATGGGGGATAACTTCGAGATCCGCGTCACCGGTCAACCCATTCAGCGGGAACTGGTGCTGGTGGATGTGGGGGAGTGA
- a CDS encoding urease accessory protein UreH: MSPSLVVTISLGFVFGLKHALDADHLIAVSTIVSEHRNLWKSALVGGLWGLGHTASLMMVGVLVLVLRLSIPAKVALSFEFSVALMLILLGANALWKFRRGEHLHLHSHQEGGPLHIHFHSHLKSPDAAGSHHSVTLGKKPLWVGMVHGLAGSAALTLLVLTTLPSPLYGLIYMLVFGVGSIAGMLVMSTAISLPFIFTARRFDRFNHQIRLLAGTMSVLFGCFLAYHIAIVDRLFR, from the coding sequence ATGTCTCCTTCCTTGGTAGTGACCATAAGCCTCGGGTTCGTGTTCGGTTTGAAGCACGCTTTGGATGCTGACCACCTGATCGCCGTCTCCACTATTGTGAGTGAGCACCGCAACCTCTGGAAATCGGCCCTGGTCGGCGGACTGTGGGGTCTGGGTCACACCGCCTCGTTGATGATGGTTGGAGTTCTGGTTCTGGTTCTGCGCCTTTCGATCCCCGCGAAAGTGGCGTTGTCGTTCGAGTTTTCCGTGGCCTTGATGCTGATCCTGCTCGGCGCCAATGCCCTTTGGAAATTCCGGCGCGGGGAACATCTCCATTTACATTCCCATCAGGAGGGCGGCCCCCTCCATATTCATTTTCACTCACATTTGAAGTCCCCCGATGCCGCGGGTTCGCACCACTCCGTCACCCTGGGGAAAAAGCCGCTGTGGGTAGGTATGGTGCACGGGCTGGCCGGGAGCGCGGCGCTCACCCTGCTGGTGCTGACGACGTTGCCTTCGCCGCTGTACGGGCTGATTTATATGTTGGTGTTCGGGGTGGGCTCCATCGCCGGCATGTTGGTCATGAGCACCGCCATCAGCTTGCCGTTTATCTTTACCGCTCGCAGGTTTGACCGGTTCAACCATCAGATCCGCCTTCTTGCCGGCACGATGAGCGTTCTGTTTGGGTGCTTTCTGGCTTACCACATTGCCATTGTCGACCGATTGTTCCGGTAG
- a CDS encoding Rrf2 family transcriptional regulator, translating into MFQLTRASDYALRVMTRLAEFPRGNIVHLPALAYSENIPSHFLSKILQQLTHARFIKSHRGAAGGYSLEKDPAEISLLDVIEAIEGSIVLNQCLTPGIECERMSWCSIHEVCAEARASVLEIFRRVTLKDVLLKNRSNREAIHPASVGKVAVV; encoded by the coding sequence ATGTTTCAACTCACCCGAGCAAGTGATTATGCATTGCGAGTCATGACGCGACTGGCTGAGTTTCCTCGGGGCAACATTGTTCATTTGCCCGCATTGGCTTATTCCGAAAATATTCCCTCTCATTTTCTTTCAAAGATACTGCAACAATTGACACACGCGCGTTTTATTAAGTCACATCGAGGTGCGGCGGGCGGTTATTCATTAGAGAAGGATCCGGCAGAAATTTCCCTTTTAGACGTTATTGAAGCGATTGAAGGTTCGATTGTTTTGAATCAGTGTCTCACCCCCGGGATTGAATGTGAACGCATGTCCTGGTGCTCGATTCATGAGGTTTGCGCGGAAGCGCGCGCAAGTGTCCTGGAAATCTTCCGGCGTGTGACGCTGAAGGACGTTTTGTTGAAGAACCGGTCCAACCGGGAGGCGATCCACCCCGCCAGCGTCGGAAAAGTCGCCGTCGTCTGA
- the rfbD gene encoding dTDP-4-dehydrorhamnose reductase, with amino-acid sequence MKVIIIGANGQLGGELAAAFENETVVALGHKDLDIANYDSAERLFGRAYPDVVLNTSAYHRVDLCETVQERAFAVNAFAVRHLAQLCRKHDALFVHTSTDYVFDGAKGAPYTEEDAPNPQSVYATSKLAGEFFVKHNCPRHFIIRTCGLYGDAGRSSKGYNFVDLMLRLQREQQPIRVVNDQVLTPTRAAEAARKIRELVLFERDRRTEIPPAGAQGSLYGVVHVTAQGECSWHEFARAIFEEAGLKANLTPTTSEKFGAAAKRPTYSVLAHSKLARYGMDDMEFWRDGLRLYLAERRLRPAEPGPILA; translated from the coding sequence ATGAAAGTCATTATTATTGGGGCCAATGGGCAGTTGGGAGGCGAGCTAGCCGCTGCCTTCGAGAATGAGACGGTCGTTGCGCTCGGGCACAAGGACCTTGACATCGCCAACTATGATTCGGCGGAACGGCTATTCGGCCGGGCCTATCCCGACGTCGTCCTCAACACGAGCGCGTATCATCGGGTCGATTTGTGTGAAACGGTCCAAGAAAGAGCCTTCGCCGTCAATGCGTTTGCGGTCCGACACCTGGCCCAGCTTTGCCGCAAGCATGATGCCCTGTTCGTCCACACTTCCACCGATTACGTTTTTGACGGAGCCAAGGGTGCCCCCTATACCGAGGAGGATGCCCCCAACCCGCAGAGTGTTTACGCCACTTCAAAACTGGCGGGTGAATTCTTTGTGAAACACAACTGTCCTCGCCATTTTATCATCCGGACATGCGGCCTCTATGGCGACGCCGGGCGCAGCAGTAAAGGCTACAATTTCGTGGACCTGATGTTGCGACTGCAACGCGAGCAACAACCGATCCGCGTGGTGAACGACCAGGTGCTGACCCCGACGCGGGCCGCCGAGGCCGCTCGCAAGATCCGTGAATTGGTCCTGTTTGAACGAGATCGCCGCACGGAAATACCCCCCGCCGGAGCCCAGGGATCACTCTATGGCGTGGTTCATGTCACGGCGCAGGGGGAGTGTTCCTGGCACGAGTTTGCCCGCGCCATCTTTGAGGAGGCAGGGTTGAAGGCAAATCTGACGCCAACGACCTCTGAAAAGTTCGGGGCCGCTGCCAAGCGCCCGACTTATTCCGTCCTTGCCCATTCTAAATTAGCGCGTTACGGGATGGACGACATGGAGTTCTGGCGGGACGGACTTCGCCTCTATCTGGCGGAGCGGCGGCTCCGGCCCGCAGAGCCAGGGCCCATCCTGGCCTGA
- a CDS encoding DegT/DnrJ/EryC1/StrS family aminotransferase → MKVPAVDLRAQYARLREEMQKAIHEVLESQGFILGPKVEALEKEIASYCHTAYAVGVASGTDALLLGLRAAGIERGEEVITSPFTFFATAGAIYNAGGVPVFVDIDPVTFNLDPRQIEAKMTPRTKALIPVHLFGQPADMEPILELARNRGVRVLEDAAQSIGAEYRLRGSWQKAGSMGDLGCISFFPSKNLGGLGDGGMVVTHDEHLRDQVMLLRMHGGRTKYVHEIVGYNSRLDALQAAALSVKLKYLDEWCNARRLRAGTYDALIARSGLGMKVKTPMIQPYAKSVFNQYVVRAERRDELQKFLQGRGVSTAVYYPIPLHLQACFKYLGYKEGDFPATEAACREVLALPMYPELTEAMQEYVVTQLSEFYAS, encoded by the coding sequence ATGAAAGTCCCCGCAGTGGATTTGCGCGCTCAGTACGCGCGTCTTCGCGAGGAGATGCAAAAAGCGATCCACGAAGTCCTCGAATCGCAGGGCTTCATTCTCGGACCGAAGGTCGAAGCGTTGGAAAAGGAGATCGCCAGCTACTGTCACACGGCGTACGCAGTGGGCGTGGCCTCGGGAACCGACGCACTCCTCCTCGGTTTGCGTGCAGCGGGAATAGAGCGCGGCGAGGAGGTCATTACCTCGCCCTTTACCTTCTTTGCGACCGCCGGTGCGATCTACAACGCGGGGGGAGTCCCGGTTTTTGTGGATATTGACCCCGTGACATTCAACCTCGATCCCCGGCAGATCGAAGCGAAGATGACTCCCCGGACGAAAGCCCTCATTCCCGTCCATTTGTTCGGGCAGCCGGCTGACATGGAGCCGATCCTTGAACTTGCCCGGAATCGGGGCGTGAGGGTTCTTGAGGATGCTGCGCAATCCATTGGGGCGGAGTACCGCCTCCGGGGGAGCTGGCAGAAAGCGGGGTCCATGGGCGATCTGGGGTGCATCAGCTTTTTCCCGTCCAAGAACCTGGGAGGCCTCGGGGATGGAGGCATGGTGGTCACCCATGACGAACATCTGCGAGACCAGGTGATGCTCCTCAGAATGCATGGGGGGCGCACCAAGTACGTCCATGAAATCGTCGGCTATAACAGTCGGCTGGACGCCCTTCAGGCGGCGGCGCTCAGCGTGAAGTTAAAATACCTCGACGAGTGGTGCAACGCTCGGCGCTTGCGTGCCGGGACTTACGACGCCTTGATTGCCCGATCGGGGCTCGGAATGAAGGTGAAGACTCCGATGATCCAACCTTACGCAAAGTCCGTTTTCAATCAGTATGTCGTGCGCGCGGAGCGCCGGGACGAACTGCAGAAATTCTTGCAGGGCCGCGGGGTCTCGACAGCCGTTTATTATCCCATCCCGTTACACCTGCAGGCTTGCTTCAAGTACTTGGGGTACAAAGAGGGCGATTTCCCGGCCACCGAGGCGGCCTGCCGTGAAGTGCTGGCTCTCCCGATGTATCCCGAGTTGACCGAGGCCATGCAGGAATATGTTGTGACGCAGCTTTCGGAATTCTATGCCTCCTGA